A single Tenacibaculum sp. Bg11-29 DNA region contains:
- a CDS encoding TonB-dependent receptor — protein sequence MKVLKLLLCLLISNYAYSQNKSITGVITDHKQIPLAGVHVQILKANKGTITNKNGAFKLNKLSEDNYTLEVSHIGFETNYTTVNTSKVTKVKISLTQEQNQLNEIAITSKSKTQQKRESTANVSIVKMKKFRERNTNTSDIVKQIPGVNIRQTGGFGSNAKIYVNGMTGKSIPFFIDGIPLSYFGSGLGLNALPASLIDQIEVYKGVVPVNLGADALGGGVNILTRKSYSDYFDASYSAGSFNSHKVNVNGQFINTNKNWMFGVHSFYNHSDNDYKVDVEIPDEFGNPKPVTVKRFHDKFSNYLLNFYTGVYDKTYADRFVFNIRYSGLEDDVQHNAIMAQPYGKVTYDEATLGASLEYEKKDILNNTDIKWYTAYNNTKSNFIDTSLNIYTWDGKVFGQRTDGGEISTSRNNLKLTSQNLLNRVNVKYSPWLKGNFTLNMFSALSKRIGKDPIAAEFYGEDFFANPTRLLKNATGLAYEHNFSRNLTTYTGIKHFWMNANGYAIQNLKYIPNKQKATNFGFLQSIRYRFSKKFLIKSSYEYATRLPDEIELFGNFTLVKPNPFLKPEQSHNLNLGFQLNSKKINWDTNLFYRNTDNVIWLRTSKFYAQYQNLLKSRTLGVDTEVRYRPFKTLDIKVNATYQDLRNRSPKSITGAVNNRYFNARLPNIPYLFGNGEIRYHRKKFLSTKNNISVWWSANYVNEFYLYWAVDGNKDFKNTIPSQFTQNIGVTISHPSNHWAISSEITNIFDKKVFDNFSAQRPGRAFSITLRTFIK from the coding sequence ATGAAAGTTCTAAAACTACTACTCTGCCTATTAATAAGTAATTACGCGTATTCTCAAAATAAGAGTATTACAGGAGTAATTACAGATCATAAACAAATACCTCTTGCAGGAGTTCATGTACAAATACTAAAAGCAAACAAAGGAACCATTACCAATAAAAACGGTGCTTTCAAATTAAATAAATTATCAGAAGATAATTACACACTAGAGGTTTCTCATATAGGTTTTGAAACTAACTACACAACTGTAAATACATCTAAAGTAACTAAGGTAAAGATTAGCTTAACTCAAGAGCAAAATCAACTCAACGAAATAGCCATTACAAGTAAATCAAAAACTCAACAAAAAAGAGAAAGTACCGCTAATGTATCAATAGTAAAAATGAAAAAATTTCGAGAGAGGAATACAAATACTAGCGATATTGTTAAACAAATTCCTGGAGTAAACATTAGGCAAACAGGTGGTTTTGGAAGTAATGCAAAAATTTACGTAAACGGAATGACTGGTAAATCTATACCTTTTTTTATAGATGGTATTCCACTATCTTATTTTGGATCAGGTTTAGGCTTAAACGCATTACCAGCAAGCTTAATAGATCAAATAGAAGTTTACAAAGGTGTTGTTCCTGTTAATCTGGGTGCTGATGCCCTTGGTGGTGGAGTAAATATTCTTACTCGAAAATCATATTCCGATTACTTCGATGCCTCTTACTCAGCTGGCTCATTTAATAGTCATAAAGTAAATGTTAATGGTCAATTCATAAACACCAATAAAAACTGGATGTTTGGAGTACACTCATTTTATAACCATTCTGATAACGACTATAAAGTAGATGTTGAAATTCCTGATGAATTTGGAAATCCAAAACCTGTAACTGTTAAGCGTTTTCATGATAAGTTCTCAAATTACCTATTAAATTTTTATACAGGAGTTTATGATAAAACTTATGCTGATCGCTTCGTATTTAACATACGTTATTCGGGACTAGAAGATGATGTTCAACATAATGCAATTATGGCGCAACCCTACGGAAAAGTTACTTATGACGAAGCTACTTTAGGAGCATCTTTAGAGTATGAAAAAAAGGATATTCTAAATAATACCGATATCAAATGGTATACAGCTTATAACAATACTAAAAGTAATTTTATAGATACCTCTTTAAACATATATACCTGGGATGGTAAAGTTTTTGGTCAACGAACAGATGGTGGCGAAATCTCTACTTCGCGAAATAATTTAAAACTCACTTCACAAAACTTACTAAACAGAGTTAATGTAAAATATAGCCCTTGGTTAAAAGGTAATTTCACCTTAAATATGTTTTCAGCTTTGTCTAAGAGAATAGGTAAAGACCCAATTGCTGCCGAATTTTATGGAGAAGACTTTTTTGCGAACCCTACCCGTCTTTTAAAAAATGCTACTGGTTTGGCATATGAACATAATTTTTCAAGAAATTTAACAACCTATACAGGTATCAAACATTTTTGGATGAATGCCAACGGCTATGCAATTCAAAACCTAAAATACATTCCAAACAAACAAAAAGCAACAAATTTCGGGTTTCTACAATCCATCAGATATCGTTTTTCTAAAAAATTTCTGATAAAATCTTCTTACGAATATGCTACTAGACTTCCAGATGAAATAGAGCTTTTTGGTAATTTCACATTAGTAAAACCGAACCCTTTTTTAAAACCAGAGCAAAGTCATAATCTAAACTTAGGTTTTCAGTTAAACTCAAAAAAAATTAATTGGGATACCAATCTTTTTTATCGCAATACAGATAATGTTATTTGGCTACGTACATCAAAATTTTACGCCCAATATCAAAACTTACTAAAATCACGTACTCTTGGTGTAGATACAGAAGTACGCTATCGCCCATTCAAAACACTTGATATAAAAGTAAATGCGACTTATCAAGATTTAAGAAACCGTTCTCCTAAAAGTATTACAGGAGCTGTAAACAATCGTTATTTTAACGCAAGGCTTCCTAATATTCCTTATTTATTTGGAAATGGAGAGATTCGATATCATAGAAAAAAATTTCTAAGTACAAAAAATAATATTTCAGTTTGGTGGTCTGCCAATTATGTTAATGAATTTTATCTTTATTGGGCAGTAGACGGAAACAAAGATTTCAAAAATACAATCCCTTCTCAATTTACGCAGAATATAGGGGTAACTATTTCACACCCTTCTAATCATTGGGCGATTTCCTCAGAAATCACCAATATTTTCGACAAAAAAGTATTCGACAATTTTAGTGCACAACGTCCAGGAAGGGCATTTAGCATAACACTCAGAACCTTTATTAAATAA
- a CDS encoding DUF4374 domain-containing protein — MKKQFFKKITTLLFYVALTITMIGCSDDTPSKKDDPNPITLNFGITTVSGAWPNQTSYIQGAEDLTFSTLGNEKALELNGNAGTVSYNKALYASPFGAPATLVKYSFNDNGDTVEEERIVVPGANTFSTVYFENESVAYASVAGGISKLIIFNPTTMRITGEVALTSITKRFPEATRTYYLDMIARDSKLFMGLHYENNFAPLNDSAYVAVIDLNQKVVEKIISDKRTGMVFGGQAANAGMIKTTNGDIYVQGLGTKLSGGNSPSGLLKISNGQTSFDPDYFMDMQNATGNVCYGIYQMPNGRSFTAKVEDATDFYEFKTNQPQFKYFELDLQNKSSLGAVPGLPTTYGSRRMIILPYKDNKLLFTTATNDENAVFSFDTTSNTSSKLFTSNGGFITGLEDLNN; from the coding sequence ATGAAAAAACAATTTTTTAAGAAAATCACAACACTATTATTTTACGTCGCATTAACTATAACAATGATAGGATGCAGCGATGATACCCCTTCTAAAAAAGATGACCCGAATCCAATTACCTTAAACTTTGGTATTACTACCGTAAGTGGTGCATGGCCTAATCAAACCTCTTACATACAAGGTGCTGAAGACTTAACTTTTTCTACCTTAGGAAATGAGAAAGCTTTAGAGTTAAATGGAAATGCAGGTACGGTTTCTTACAACAAAGCATTGTACGCATCACCTTTTGGTGCTCCTGCTACATTAGTTAAATACTCATTTAATGATAATGGAGACACTGTTGAAGAGGAACGAATTGTTGTTCCTGGAGCAAATACTTTTTCTACAGTTTATTTTGAAAACGAAAGCGTTGCCTATGCTTCTGTTGCTGGTGGTATTTCAAAGCTTATCATTTTTAACCCTACTACAATGCGTATTACAGGAGAAGTTGCATTAACATCAATTACCAAGAGGTTTCCTGAAGCTACTCGTACCTATTATTTAGATATGATTGCACGAGATAGTAAATTATTTATGGGCTTGCATTACGAAAACAATTTCGCACCTTTAAACGATTCTGCTTATGTTGCCGTAATTGATTTAAACCAAAAAGTGGTAGAAAAAATTATATCTGACAAGAGAACAGGGATGGTTTTTGGAGGACAAGCAGCTAATGCAGGAATGATTAAAACTACTAATGGCGACATCTATGTACAAGGTTTAGGAACTAAATTAAGTGGAGGTAACAGCCCTAGTGGACTCTTAAAAATAAGTAATGGACAAACTTCTTTTGATCCAGACTATTTTATGGATATGCAAAACGCTACAGGAAACGTGTGCTACGGAATCTACCAAATGCCCAATGGAAGAAGCTTTACCGCAAAGGTTGAAGACGCAACTGATTTTTATGAATTTAAAACCAACCAGCCACAGTTTAAATATTTTGAGTTAGACCTTCAAAATAAATCAAGTTTAGGAGCTGTACCTGGGCTTCCAACAACCTATGGTTCTCGAAGAATGATAATACTTCCTTATAAGGATAATAAATTACTATTTACAACAGCTACGAATGATGAAAATGCCGTATTCAGCTTTGACACTACCTCAAACACATCTAGTAAATTATTTACTTCTAACGGAGGCTTCATCACAGGATTAGAAGACTTAAACAACTAA